A section of the Candidatus Tanganyikabacteria bacterium genome encodes:
- a CDS encoding MarR family transcriptional regulator, whose product MAKIVTGKTRLSGSLMAGMTMLRSCCERMEQQVREQAGLTEAQCWLLTCMPADEPVSTGQVCVDAGLSPSRGGRIVEELVKSGLLARRPDPADRRVARVGLTERGRAIKRQVDEMLQACEAEVVSRLAPTELATVETGLALLLRALDAGEEPPR is encoded by the coding sequence TCGCTCATGGCCGGCATGACCATGCTCCGCTCCTGCTGCGAGCGCATGGAGCAGCAGGTGCGCGAGCAGGCCGGCCTGACGGAGGCGCAATGCTGGCTGCTCACGTGCATGCCGGCGGACGAACCCGTGAGCACCGGCCAGGTCTGCGTGGACGCCGGCCTGTCGCCATCACGCGGCGGGCGCATCGTGGAAGAACTGGTCAAGTCCGGCCTGCTGGCGCGCCGCCCGGACCCGGCCGATCGCCGCGTCGCGCGGGTGGGCCTCACGGAGCGGGGGCGGGCGATCAAGCGGCAGGTCGACGAGATGTTGCAGGCCTGCGAGGCGGAGGTCGTGAGCCGCCTGGCCCCGACCGAACTGGCGACCGTGGAAACCGGCCTGGCGCTCCTCTTGCGCGCCCTGGATGCTGGGGAGGAGCCACCCCGATGA